From the genome of Setaria viridis chromosome 1, Setaria_viridis_v4.0, whole genome shotgun sequence:
ACTGGCATACAACTATATTTTTGAAAGATCACTGGTATACAACTATAGACTGCAGATGTTAATATCATCCAACTAGTTTTATTGAACTAGCTAATTGGTTCAGAataataagaagaagaaaacatccATTGTGCTTGAGAAGTAgacagaaatgcatggccatgctaatTAACTAAATGATATCTTCCATATAATTACAGAAAAGGGCATGTTACCTGTATATTCTCCAGATTTCTCGTAGTCCTGGATGAAATGTGTAATAACTGGGGTCGGTATCACATAGCCAATATTCTCTGCATCTTCATGTTTGAGAGATTGAAAAGCTATACCCACACATTTACCCCTATCATTAAAAGCTGGGCCACCTGAATTTCCTGAATTAATAGCTGCATCTATCTGTCAATAAGACAAGGTCCATATTATTCACATTAGTAAGTATACAAGTCATGATGTCTAAAAAGATAAGCTTCCCCTACATCTTTTCAAAAAGGTTTATTTGACGCATGATAATTTCAGGAAGAAAAGGTTACCTGCAAGCCTAGAAGTTCTGTAGAGCCATGAACATATGAAAGTATTTCTATCCTAGAGACCACTCCGCTTGTCACAGATATGGTATCTCCTCCAATTGGATAACCAACAACAGTGACTGCATCCTGAAGAGCCGGTAATGTTCCAAACTCAACAGGTGAAACCCCTTCCCAGAATTCATCGTCACTGACAGTTAAGAGTGCTGAGATGATAGAACAAATATCAAGTTAGATTACATAAGAAACAGAAACGATCTCAAGTAAAACTGTACGACAAGTCTGGCaacataattaaataaatatgcTCTAACATAGATAAATCTAAAGTTTCCTTTCTCTAAGAACACAATACAAGCATTAATACGCATCTGATATCACGATTACATTGGACAAACTCACCGacacaataaaaaaataaaccAGAGGAAGAAATAAACAATGCAGACAGTGGCAGGGAAGGATAGAGCGGGCGCACCAATGTCGCACTCCGTGCCGATGGCCAGGACGGTGGCAAGGTACTTGGTGTCGGAGCCGCGCTTCTTCAGCTTAACCTGGGTATAGTGCTCGACGGAGTGGGCATTGGTGAGGACACGGCGGCCGCCGATGATAAAAccgctgctgctggagctgTACTGCCGCTTTCTCTGCCACggcagcgagaagttgggctcggtGTGCACGCAGAACACCTTGACCACGGCGTCCATGCACGGCACCACCCGCACAACCTCATCCCAGCTCGCGGGGGCCGCCTCCGACACCGCCACGGCCACCGCGTCGCCTCCATTAGCCACGGGCTTCGGCTccccgcggcggggcggggacggcggccgcgcggcgtcCGCGTCGGCGGGGGCCTCGTGGCGGCGGGGCTTGCGGCCCCGGCGGCCcgccggggcgggggcgggcacCGGAGAGGGGGAGGACCGGTcgggggagggcggcgaggcCTTGGGCTTGCGGCCGCGCTTGCGCTTGCGCTTGTTGGAGCCGGAGGAAGGGTCGTCCATGGAGGCGGGCTAGGGTttcgcggcgcggaggaggaaggggccgAACCGGGAAGAGGACGAAAGGATCGGCCCGGTCGGAGTAATATGGACCGGTTCGAGCCTGAGACGAATACGGCGGGCCGAGCCGGTCGGTGGCGGGTAATTAAGCTTTACGCCTTGACGCTACGTTTACGGAAAATGGTGTCTgcaattcagagtttcagacttgGAGTGTTTTCGTCAGAGTTTACGCGCAGGATTCCCCTGCAGTGCGTACTGCGTCGTGAGATCTGTTCGATTGTCCACAAGATTGTCAAAATAGACAGTTGTGTTATGCTTATGCAGTGTCCAGCAGCTACTGCTTCCAGTATAATTCAGCATACCGATCGTGACTCATGCCTAACTTTGTCAGCATGGCATCGATTGATGCTTCCATTTCATGAACCATAAGCTGCTCTCCTtttcattttttgtttgcaTCTCTGAAAGATGGAAAAGTAGGATACTCAAGCTTACCATGTTCCAACTTTTCCAAAATAGACTTAC
Proteins encoded in this window:
- the LOC117837653 gene encoding protease Do-like 9, which encodes MDDPSSGSNKRKRKRGRKPKASPPSPDRSSPSPVPAPAPAGRRGRKPRRHEAPADADAARPPSPPRRGEPKPVANGGDAVAVAVSEAAPASWDEVVRVVPCMDAVVKVFCVHTEPNFSLPWQRKRQYSSSSSGFIIGGRRVLTNAHSVEHYTQVKLKKRGSDTKYLATVLAIGTECDIALLTVSDDEFWEGVSPVEFGTLPALQDAVTVVGYPIGGDTISVTSGVVSRIEILSYVHGSTELLGLQIDAAINSGNSGGPAFNDRGKCVGIAFQSLKHEDAENIGYVIPTPVITHFIQDYEKSGEYTGFPILGIEWQKMENPDLRKSMGMKPDQKGVRVRRVEPTAPESGCLQPSDIILSFDGVDIANDGTVPFRHGERIGFSYLVSQKYTGEKALVKVLRDSKVHEFKIRLATHKRLVAAHVKGRPPSYYIVAGFVFAAVSVPYLRSEYGKDYEYDAPVKLLVKHLHAMAESPDEQLVVVSQVLVADINIGYEEIVNTQVLAFNGQPVKNLKNLVTMVENCKDEFLKFDLEYDQIVVLETKTAKAATQDILTTHCIPSAMSDDLKA